From a single Lolium rigidum isolate FL_2022 chromosome 7, APGP_CSIRO_Lrig_0.1, whole genome shotgun sequence genomic region:
- the LOC124669882 gene encoding calmodulin-binding receptor-like cytoplasmic kinase 3: MVTTTTAGMFLVCFDALCPCFGSKKNDGSEDPVLSKETNSFRSSEMRSMSDRIPGSPLRVPASPSRFSLSSQPSRNDPLNLSLEQVIKLTRNFSPALMIGESYFGKAYRAELQDGFFVAIKRARKEHFASLHAEFKNEIALLKKIEHRNLVQLLGYIDKGNERIVITEFVSNGTLRDHLDGHHGLILGFSQRLEIAIDVAHGLTYLHLYAEKPIIHRDVKSSNILLTEGFRAKVADFGFARTGSSEQSEIQTDVKGTAGYVDPEYLRTNYLTVKSDVYSYGMLLLEILSGRRPIEVKRPREKITVRWAFEKYNRGDIQEIMDPMLTESVNEDILTKIFDVMFQCVAPTRADRPQMKEVVEKLWKIRRDYAKTQSRGEVNL; encoded by the exons ATGGTAACTACTACAACTGCAGGAATGTTTCTTGTGTGTTTTGATGCCTTGTGCCCCTGTTTTGGCTCGAAAAAGAATGATGGAAGTGAAGATCCTGTTCTTTCAAAAGAGACAAATTCAT TTAGGTCTTCTGAAATGAGGTCAATGTCTGACAGAATTCCCGGAAGCCCTCTTCGAGTACCTGCAAGTCCATCTAgattttcactatcttcacagcCAAGTAGAAATGATCCCCTAAACCTAAGTCTTGAACAAGTTATTAAATTGACACGTAACTTTTCGCCGGCAttgatgattggagaaagttactTCGGAAAGGCCTACAGAGCGGAGCTGCAAGATGGCTTTTTTGTAGCTATTAAAAGGGCAAGAAAG GAACATTTCGCTTCTTTACACGCAGAGTTCAAAAATGAAATTGCCCTGCTAAAGAAGATTGAACACAGGAATTTGGTACAGTTACTTGGTTATATTGACAAAGGGAATGAACGAATTGTCATTACTGAGTTTGTTTCAAATGGCACTCTTAGGGATCATTTGGATG GACACCATGGGCTAATATTGGGCTTCAGTCAGCGGCTTGAAATAGCCATAGATGTTGCCCACGGATTAACTTATCTGCATCTATATGCTG AGAAACCCATAATACACCGGGATGTGAAGTCATCAAACATTCTACTAACTGAAGGCTTCAGGGCGAAAGTAGCCGACTTCGGATTTGCAAGAACTGGTTCTTCAGAGCAGTCAGAGATACAGACTGACGTGAAAGGAACGGCTGGCTATGTAGATCCAGAGTATCTACGGACAAACTATCTGACAGTCAAGAGTGATGTGTACTCTTACGGTATGTTGCTCCTGGAAATCCTTTCAGGCCGTCGTCCTATTGAGGTGAAAAGGCCAAGAGAAAAGATTACTGTGCGATGG GCATTCGAGAAATATAACCGAGGGGATATTCAGGAAATAATGGATCCAATGCTAACCGAATCAGTAAACGAAGATATACTGACAAAGATTTTTGATGTAATGTTCCAATGTGTTGCTCCTACTCGTGCTGACAGGCCACAGATGAAGGAAGTTGTCGAGAAACTCTGGAAGATCCGAAGGGATTACGCGAAGACCCAAAGCAGAGGAGAAGTTAACCTTTAA